From the genome of Candidatus Electrothrix communis, one region includes:
- a CDS encoding KamA family radical SAM protein: protein MTAWKNQLKNSLTSPEELSRILDCDPAEVAAVNSRYPLRIPPYYLELIKRVGEPLFCQAVPDIRELEDPQGMVDPLGEESLSPVPNLVHKYPDRALFLVSSQCAMYCRFCTRKRKVGKASMQINKETLAAGLEYLRNTPQIREVLISGGDPLLLSDQHIEKILQRLREIKHIKVIRIGTRAPCTLPMRITPELVNMLRKYHPLYINTHFNHPAEITQQAEQACTLLADAGIPLGCQTVLLKGINDSLPVIRELLYRLLEIRVRPYYLMQADLTEGTAHFRTDIKTGLAIMRGLIGTVSGMALPTYILDAPEGKGKIPLTPDYILSHQKDKLLFNNYQGIPCSYPFL from the coding sequence ATGACAGCCTGGAAAAATCAACTCAAAAACTCTCTCACCAGCCCAGAAGAACTCTCGCGGATCCTCGATTGTGATCCGGCCGAGGTAGCAGCGGTGAACTCGCGCTATCCTCTGCGTATTCCCCCATATTACCTTGAGTTGATCAAACGAGTCGGAGAACCGCTTTTTTGTCAGGCAGTACCCGATATCCGGGAATTGGAAGATCCTCAGGGTATGGTTGATCCTTTAGGTGAAGAATCTCTGAGCCCTGTACCTAATTTGGTGCATAAATATCCTGACCGTGCCCTCTTCCTTGTCAGTAGTCAATGCGCCATGTACTGTCGCTTTTGCACTCGCAAGCGCAAAGTGGGCAAGGCATCTATGCAGATCAATAAAGAAACTCTTGCTGCTGGCTTGGAATACCTCCGTAACACACCTCAAATTCGGGAAGTCCTGATATCAGGCGGGGATCCCCTCTTACTTTCTGATCAACATATTGAAAAAATTCTTCAGAGGCTCCGGGAGATCAAACATATCAAGGTGATTCGCATAGGAACGAGAGCGCCGTGTACCCTGCCTATGCGAATCACACCGGAACTGGTGAACATGCTGAGGAAATATCACCCTCTCTACATCAACACCCATTTCAACCATCCGGCAGAGATTACCCAACAAGCAGAACAAGCCTGTACTTTATTAGCAGATGCTGGCATCCCCCTAGGCTGTCAAACAGTGCTTCTGAAAGGAATCAATGATTCTCTGCCGGTGATCCGGGAATTATTGTACAGACTATTAGAAATCAGGGTCCGGCCTTATTATCTCATGCAGGCGGACCTAACCGAAGGTACCGCCCATTTTCGTACCGATATCAAAACAGGGCTTGCAATTATGCGCGGTCTTATAGGTACTGTCTCTGGAATGGCCCTGCCGACCTATATCCTGGATGCACCTGAGGGCAAGGGCAAGATACCGCTTACACCGGATTATATACTCTCGCATCAAAAGGATAAACTACTATTCAATAACTATCAGGGAATCCCCTGCTCCTACCCCTTTCTTTAG
- a CDS encoding response regulator: MRRQPNKPLVFVVDDVPENIQIALSHLKGLDLEFAYATSGEQALARIRQRIPDLILMDVMMPGMNGFATIQELRKSPETHSTPVIFLTARSEPEDVARGFKLGGVDYITKPFHGVELRSRVRNHLELHSYRVSLEQKVLARTREATLLKDITILAMGELAEHRDANTGGHINRTRFFVKTLAETLFDKKKFPDILTQEYIVLLYKTAPLHDIGKVAIRDSILLKKGRLTAEEFAEMKKHTIYGEEVIDKLAKMAGEPMAFLECARDMVGSHHEKHDGTGYPRGLAGDNIPLAGRIMAVADVYDALRTRRSYKKAFSHEETMYIMDTEDGRGRRFDPDVYDALLCIEHEFARIAEENSKGIK, from the coding sequence ATGAGGCGTCAACCGAACAAACCATTGGTTTTTGTTGTTGATGATGTTCCGGAGAATATCCAGATAGCCCTCTCTCATTTAAAAGGCCTGGATCTTGAATTTGCTTATGCCACTTCCGGTGAACAGGCTTTAGCCAGAATTAGGCAGAGGATACCAGATCTCATCCTGATGGATGTTATGATGCCGGGTATGAACGGTTTTGCAACCATACAGGAATTGCGTAAATCACCGGAGACCCACTCGACCCCTGTCATTTTTCTGACGGCGAGATCAGAACCGGAAGATGTGGCAAGGGGCTTTAAACTCGGCGGAGTTGATTATATCACCAAGCCCTTTCATGGGGTTGAATTGCGTTCCAGAGTGCGCAATCATCTTGAACTGCATAGTTATAGGGTCAGTTTAGAGCAGAAGGTTCTTGCTCGAACCAGAGAGGCAACTCTTCTTAAAGATATCACTATATTGGCTATGGGTGAGTTGGCAGAACATCGGGATGCCAATACAGGTGGCCATATCAACCGGACTCGTTTTTTTGTTAAGACATTAGCCGAAACTTTGTTTGATAAGAAAAAGTTTCCCGATATTCTTACTCAGGAATATATTGTTCTTCTCTATAAAACAGCACCGCTTCATGACATAGGCAAGGTGGCGATCCGAGATTCAATTTTGCTCAAGAAAGGTCGTCTGACAGCTGAAGAGTTTGCGGAAATGAAGAAGCATACCATCTACGGAGAAGAGGTGATTGATAAGCTGGCAAAAATGGCCGGAGAGCCTATGGCTTTTTTGGAATGCGCCAGAGATATGGTGGGCAGTCATCATGAAAAACATGACGGTACCGGTTATCCCAGAGGGCTGGCCGGTGATAATATTCCTTTGGCAGGCCGGATTATGGCCGTGGCAGATGTCTATGACGCCTTAAGGACAAGGAGATCCTATAAAAAGGCCTTTAGCCATGAGGAAACTATGTATATTATGGACACAGAAGATGGGCGGGGCAGGCGTTTTGATCCAGATGTTTACGATGCTCTTCTTTGTATAGAGCATGAGTTTGCCCGCATTGCCGAAGAAAACAGCAAGGGCATAAAATGA
- a CDS encoding histidine kinase dimerization/phospho-acceptor domain-containing protein, which yields MTQDLQFSFKVFDVLPLYGILFDRDGRVITANKTFLDTIGLREKEIIGMSAEELEPYYVDLKKHLAELEAHGVRTVRGYLVREDGTRFSVEHTFVHLAETERGVVASISYKIEGWTIGEERREAEKKIEAANQRKRQFVANINHEIRTPMNAIVGYAEMLAELDIGSQQRRYVETIRKNSAHLIAIINDIMELSKLETGNVQLLKSTVNLHVITEQVFDFFADQARGKNIEFTCHVEPDLPKYYIIDANHCRQILTNLISNAVKYTDAGKITLSVSGEKKKAGWYALTFCVLDTGRGLTAQEQHNILDLIAQQKESVTIHDGKCLGLTLSARLARIMGGDIFLESVKGKGSTFSFTLLASVADEATLQGIGSEQSQRKKKKRKKHPVILVVDDMPEMSHLVKIYFTGTAIRVLEASNREKCLEHAFNNSPDLILMDLNLAGTDGRDVTRQLRNDPRTKQIPVIAMTGMMLEKKTYKPLFDDFLGKPFHLHELRRIVDKYIPMTPDTVCAVDESKNELFIDIKKIKPFWTKELDELYREAEMSGSLDIVSELGQKMQEQGLRAHSPALLETGKKLRQFALALDIQEVDHLLAVLETIAGKDK from the coding sequence GTCATAACAGCGAATAAGACATTTCTCGATACCATCGGACTGCGGGAAAAAGAAATAATAGGCATGTCAGCAGAAGAGCTGGAGCCCTATTATGTCGATCTCAAAAAACATCTCGCAGAACTGGAAGCGCATGGTGTCCGTACGGTTCGTGGCTATCTGGTCAGAGAGGATGGAACACGTTTTTCTGTCGAGCATACTTTTGTGCATCTCGCTGAAACGGAAAGGGGAGTTGTCGCCAGTATAAGTTATAAGATTGAGGGGTGGACCATTGGCGAGGAACGACGTGAGGCCGAGAAAAAAATTGAAGCGGCTAATCAGCGAAAACGGCAGTTTGTTGCTAATATTAATCATGAGATCCGCACCCCGATGAATGCCATTGTGGGCTATGCAGAGATGCTCGCTGAATTAGATATTGGCAGTCAGCAGCGGCGCTATGTGGAGACTATTAGAAAAAATAGCGCTCACCTTATTGCTATTATCAACGATATCATGGAGCTCTCCAAGCTGGAGACCGGTAACGTACAGCTTCTCAAGTCCACAGTCAACCTGCATGTTATCACAGAGCAGGTGTTTGATTTCTTTGCTGATCAGGCCAGGGGGAAAAATATTGAATTTACCTGTCATGTCGAGCCTGATCTCCCGAAATACTATATTATTGATGCCAATCATTGCCGCCAAATTTTAACCAACCTTATCAGTAATGCTGTAAAGTATACAGACGCGGGGAAGATTACCCTGTCTGTCAGCGGTGAAAAGAAAAAAGCAGGATGGTATGCGCTAACCTTCTGTGTGCTTGACACCGGGAGAGGGCTGACTGCTCAGGAACAGCATAATATTCTTGACCTGATTGCTCAGCAGAAAGAGAGTGTCACTATTCATGACGGAAAATGTCTGGGCCTTACCCTCAGCGCCCGTCTTGCCCGGATCATGGGGGGAGATATTTTCCTGGAAAGTGTCAAAGGCAAGGGCAGTACCTTCAGCTTTACGTTGTTGGCGTCGGTTGCCGATGAAGCCACTCTTCAGGGGATCGGGTCGGAACAATCTCAGAGAAAAAAGAAAAAAAGGAAAAAACATCCTGTCATTCTTGTTGTCGATGATATGCCGGAAATGTCCCATCTCGTTAAAATATACTTCACCGGCACTGCAATCAGGGTTCTTGAAGCGAGTAATCGTGAGAAATGCCTGGAGCATGCATTTAATAACAGCCCGGATCTGATCCTCATGGACCTTAATCTGGCAGGTACCGATGGTCGAGATGTCACCCGGCAGCTACGAAACGACCCGAGAACAAAGCAAATACCCGTTATTGCCATGACCGGCATGATGCTGGAAAAAAAGACCTACAAGCCACTTTTTGATGATTTTCTCGGCAAACCCTTTCACCTCCACGAATTACGTCGCATAGTTGATAAGTATATTCCGATGACGCCGGACACTGTTTGTGCAGTTGATGAGTCTAAAAATGAATTATTTATAGATATTAAAAAAATAAAACCATTTTGGACTAAAGAACTTGACGAGCTATATAGGGAGGCTGAGATGAGTGGCAGTCTGGATATTGTTTCGGAGCTTGGGCAAAAAATGCAGGAGCAGGGGCTTCGTGCCCACTCTCCGGCCTTGCTGGAAACGGGCAAAAAATTGCGACAATTTGCTCTTGCTCTTGATATTCAAGAGGTGGATCATCTCTTGGCAGTTCTGGAGACTATAGCAGGGAAAGACAAATGA